TCCTGGTCTGCTCGCCGTACAAATTCCTCGGCCCGCATCTGGGCGTGCTGGCGAGCCGTCCCGAGTTGCTGGAGACGCTGCGGCCGGACAAGCTGCTGCCCTCGACCGACGCGGTTCCCGAGCGCTTCGAACTGGGCACGCTGCCCTACGAACTGCTGGCCGGGGCCTGTGCGGCGGTGGACTTCCTCGCCGCGCTGGCTCCCGGGGACGGTGGCACCCGGCGGGAACGGCTGCTCGCCGCCTTCGTTGCGATCGAGGCCCATGAGGATGCCCTGCGGGCCCGTATCGAGCAGGGACTGGCCGATCTCGGAGGCATCACCGTGCACTCCCGGGCCGCCCACCGCACCCCCACCCTGCTACTGACCCTGCCCGGCCGCAGCACCGCCGCCGCCTCGCAGTACCTGGCGCAGCAGGGCATCGATGCCCCGGCCGGATCCTTCTACGCGCTGGAGGCATCCCGTCGGCTCGGGCTCGGCGACGAAGGCGGACTGCGGATCGGTCTGGCCCCCTACAACAACGACGAGGACATCGACCGCCTGCTGGAAGCCCTCACCGGCTTCCTCACCACCACACCCGCCATCAACTGACCCGACACCCCCAGACACCCGAGACAACGGGCCGACCCCGACCAAACCACCACCAGCCAGCTGACTGATCGACCTCAAGGCCACAGCCACTACCTTCGGCCGAACTCCCCGGCGGCGACCAGCCGCCCCTGCTCATCCCCCGGACCCCTCGGGGCGATAGTGCCCCTCATCGAGCAGTTCCCGCACTCGGGCCTTTTTCCTCTCCGCCGTTCCCGCCCCGCGTAGTCGGCTGTCCTGCACTGCGCGGGCAACGCGGCCAGGATCCTGACGCTCGGTACGTTCGTCCGCGACGTCATGCGAGTACAGCAGCGCGGCGGCCGCTGCCCAGTGGCTTGCCACAGCCACCGGTTCCCAGGAATAGCCATCCCAACGCGAGATCAGACGCGGCGCTTCCGGGAAAACATGCGAACCTCGACGGGGGTGCGAATTAAGCGCATCCAAACGCATACGCCCCTTCATGCGCCGGCGTTCCTGCTCGCGCCTGCTCATCCAGTGCTCAAAAGACTCCTCATCCACCCCGCCAGCATGGCGCAACTACCAATCGGAGAGCTACTCGCAGACGAGAGGTCGATCCCGAACGTTTCCATGCTCAGTTCACGCAGGCAGGCCGTACCTCTCCCCGGCCCGCACAACCGGTGGCGACGATGTCCTCCAGGGTGCCGTCACCTACTCCTGAGGCCGGTCGAAGAGGACCGCGACGGCGAGGAAGCGTCTGGTCGTTGGGGTCGCCGCCTGCCTCTATCCGCAGGGCCTCGACGCACTCGCGTGCGCGGCGCGTGGCCAGTCCGCATACAGGGCCCGGTAGGCGTCATCGAGGAAGGTCAGCCAGATCAGGGCCACGACCGCCGGGAACCAGGCTGCGAGCTGAAATGGGCGGATGCCCGTGCCTTCATGGCGACGTGGTCGTAGTTCCCATGGGCGAGCTTGTCGGCGGCGGCCATGGTGCCTGTCTGCCGCAGGTTTGGTTCACAGCCGAGCACGTCCTCTGGTCAGGCATGACCGCCGAGGTATCGAGGCAGCCTCGGATTGTCGCGTTGGCCGGGACACCCCGCAGGCAGTCGGCCGTGATCGCGGTGTTCCGCCGCTGAGCAACGCCGCCCTGCCGGGGCGTACACCCTGGAGCTCTCCGCTCCGGGGCGTACGTGTCCATGGCGTGCCGGTCGTCAGTGACGCGGCGCGGGGTATGCCTTGGGCAGGGCCATGCCGCGGTCGGCCATGATGTCCCGCACACGGTTGGGGTAGTCGGTGATGATCCCGTCGATGCCCATGTCCATGAGCTCCTCGATGGTGGCGGGGTCGTCACAGGTCCACGGAATGACCTTCAGACCGCGCTCATGGGCCTCGGAGATCATCTTCTTGTCGGGGTAGAAGCGGAAGTCCGGGTCCGCGACCGTGCCGTTCTGCGGGAAACCGTAGTTCGGGGACAGCGCGGTCACACCGGGGACAGCGGCGGCGGCCTTGACGAAGTCACCGTCGTAGTCGTCGGCGTCGATACCGCCGAGCCACGGGGAGGCGCCGTCCTTGCCGACCTGCAGGAAGTCGTAGTTCGTCAGCGCCACGAGCGGGTAGGACGGAGCAAGCTTGTGCATCGCCTTCAACGCCCCCCAGTCGAAGGACTGGATGGTGACCTGATCCTCGATCCCGGAACGGTGGATCTCCTCGAAGACACGGCGGACGAACAGCTCGCGCGGTGCGGTCTGCTCGGGCGCACCGGCCTCCACCTTGGTCTCGATGTTCAGCTTGACCTGCTTGGCCTTGTAGCTCTTGACCAGGTTGAGGACATCCTTGAGCTCCACCATGCGGAAGCCCTTGATCTGCTCCTGCTCGGGGAAGCCGGGCAACTGCTGGTAGCCGCAGTCCATGCTCTTGATCTGCGCCAGCGTCAGGTCCTTGATGTACTTCCCGACGTACGGGTACATCGGGTCACCGGGCGTCACCGGGCCGGTGTCCTTGCACTTCTGGGCACTGATCTGCCGGTCGTGGTTGACGACGACCTTCTGGTCCTTCGTGATGTGGGTGTCCAGCTCCAGAGTCCTCACACCGAGACGCAGCGCCTTGCCGAAGCCCTCCAAAGACTCCTCGGTGGTCAGACCGAGCCCACCGCGGTGGGCTTGCAGATCGAAATGCGCCTTCTGGGAAGGCCCATGGTGATGGTGGTGGCCATGATGGGCCGTGGCCGCCTGAGCGGTCGCCGGGGTGGCGAGCACAGGCAGGACAGCCAGGCTCGCGACTGCATACCGCAGTGACATTTACGCCTCGTCTATTTCGGACTTACTGGACCTTGCGAAGGTAAGCCGCAAGCCCGACTCGCACGAAGATCAGATATTAGGACATCATGAATCCCCGGGAAACGATTACCCCTCCGGACCCGGACGAGGCGGAAAGTGCTGCCGCCCTTCATAGCCCCCCATGAGCAGCCCCTCGGCGTCCTTCTGGTGCTCACGCCGGGTCAGCTCTGTCCGTTCTCGGTCCAAGGACGGAGTTTCTCGGGGTTGCGGACCGCCCAAATGCGAGTGATGCGGCCGCCGGTGAGGCTGAACGCCGCCACGGTCACGGTGACGTCGGCGTGCTGGGCGACCAGGCCCGGCCGGCCGTTGACCGTCCGCTCCAGGAGCGTCAGCCCAGGGGCTTTGCCGGCGATGTGAATCAGGTACTGGGCGATGCGCTCGCTGCCCTCGACCGGGCGGAGGACGGTGCCGACCAGGCCGCCGCCGTCGGCGATCATCGTGGCGTCGGGGTCGAGGAGGTCGACGAGGGCCTCGATGTCCCTCGCCTCCCACGCCTCCTTGAAATGCCGCACCAGACCGGCCTGCCCTGCCTTCGGGACCGCCGGAACCTGCGCGGCGCGAATACGTCGACGGGCCGAGGACGCCAGCTGCCGGCAGGCCGCGGGCGTTCGGCCGACGATCTCAGCGACCTCGGCAAAGGGATACCGGAAGATGTCGTGCAGGATGAACGCCACGCGTTCGGCAGGCGTCATCGACTCCAGTACGACGAGGAACGCCATGTTCACCGACTCGTCCAGGGTGACCCGGTCGGCGGGGTCGGCCGGCTCGGCCCTGCCGCCGCCCGCCCGCCCGCCGCTCCACTCCGCACGGTCGGGCAGCGGCTCGGGTATCCATTCGCCGACATAGCGCTCGCGCCGGACCCGCGCCGAGCCGAGGACGTCCAGGCAGATTCGGCTGGCCACTGTCGTCAGCCAGGCGCCGGGCGACTCGATGGCCTCCTGCCGTTGCCGCGACATCGCGTACCAGC
This sequence is a window from Streptomyces sp. NBC_01217. Protein-coding genes within it:
- a CDS encoding DUF6087 family protein codes for the protein MDEESFEHWMSRREQERRRMKGRMRLDALNSHPRRGSHVFPEAPRLISRWDGYSWEPVAVASHWAAAAALLYSHDVADERTERQDPGRVARAVQDSRLRGAGTAERKKARVRELLDEGHYRPEGSGG
- a CDS encoding glycerophosphodiester phosphodiesterase family protein, producing the protein MSLRYAVASLAVLPVLATPATAQAATAHHGHHHHHGPSQKAHFDLQAHRGGLGLTTEESLEGFGKALRLGVRTLELDTHITKDQKVVVNHDRQISAQKCKDTGPVTPGDPMYPYVGKYIKDLTLAQIKSMDCGYQQLPGFPEQEQIKGFRMVELKDVLNLVKSYKAKQVKLNIETKVEAGAPEQTAPRELFVRRVFEEIHRSGIEDQVTIQSFDWGALKAMHKLAPSYPLVALTNYDFLQVGKDGASPWLGGIDADDYDGDFVKAAAAVPGVTALSPNYGFPQNGTVADPDFRFYPDKKMISEAHERGLKVIPWTCDDPATIEELMDMGIDGIITDYPNRVRDIMADRGMALPKAYPAPRH
- the sigJ gene encoding RNA polymerase sigma factor SigJ, whose translation is MSTPSEPEHDRSEPGLSVIVGERRQLINLAYRLLGSLAEAEDAVQETYARWYAMSRQRQEAIESPGAWLTTVASRICLDVLGSARVRRERYVGEWIPEPLPDRAEWSGGRAGGGRAEPADPADRVTLDESVNMAFLVVLESMTPAERVAFILHDIFRYPFAEVAEIVGRTPAACRQLASSARRRIRAAQVPAVPKAGQAGLVRHFKEAWEARDIEALVDLLDPDATMIADGGGLVGTVLRPVEGSERIAQYLIHIAGKAPGLTLLERTVNGRPGLVAQHADVTVTVAAFSLTGGRITRIWAVRNPEKLRPWTENGQS